Below is a window of Roseivirga misakiensis DNA.
CACCAGTTCCCATTGGGAAAGCTGAATCTCCCCAGTTTGTACCCCAATCATCGTTTGTTCTAAATTTAGCTTCACCAGCTGTCAAATCAATTGTAAGTTCGTACTGCGTACCCGTTACAAAAGTCAGATCGGTATCAGAATCCCAACCTGTTGGCGTTGCTGATCCAATGATTCCAACTGAAAAGTCAGAAGTTACATCAAAACTGAATGTCTCAGTTCCTGAATTACCGTTAGTATCGACAGCGGTTACACTTAAAGTGTAAGAACCTTCGGCTAAGCCACCTGCAATAGAAACAGTTCCTGTAGCTGTTCTTCCAGACACGGAAAATGTACCTGAGCTTACAGAAGCCGTAGCATTAGTAAGATCATACGAAGCAGAAGCAAGCGTACTTTGTGCTAAATCTTCTGATCCGTCAGTAAAATCTACTGAAATAGAAACAGCTGCTCCTTGAACAATGCTTCCAGGATCGCTAATGCTAATCACTGGCGCTACGTCCACAATATTGAAATCTGCGTTCCCGTTGTCACAGGAAGTTATTGCAAAGGTCAATAAGACCATTGCAATCAATGGGTTGAATAATTTTTTCATGCTCTTTTTAATTTGTTCAAAATCGACCTCAGCAAATAAATTTTGATTTGCCTTGCAGCCGTGTTAATCAATTATAAGCATAAAAGGAGGCGATTAAACGTCTTAAGGGCACTAATGTTATTGCAAACGTTTGCGAATTCCTGATTTCGCAAGACAAGAGTCGGCTAGCCGATGATCAAGCACTTTTTACTTTTACTTTTTGGATCAGGACTAAACCGATGACAAAAAACGCGCTCAACCCAATGGCACTATATCGCATCGATCCCGTGAGTAACTCAATGGAACCATAGGCCAGCGTTCCCATGACAATGGACAGGTTGAAGGTTACATTATAGAAACTAAAAAATGAGGCATGGTCTTCTGTCTCTTTAGGGATAAGTTTTGAATAGGTAGATCGGGATAAAGCTTGTATCCCTCCCATGATTATTCCTACAAGAAATGCGAGACCGTAAAACTGGAGTTCTGTCTTGATAAAAAATGCAATGACACATACCAAAACCCATATGCCGATCATCACCATCAGGGACACTATATTTCCCTTTCGCTTCGAAAGCTCGGCAAAAAGGTAGGCTCCTCCGATTGCCACTAATTGAATGATTAAGACAATCTGTATAAGGGCTGCTGTTTCTAAATTCAACTCTTTGGCGCCGAAAAGTGATGCCAAATACATGACTGCCTGAACGCCGGCATTGAAGAAGAAATAGGCTAAAACATAACGTTTTAGATTCGGTAAACCCTGAATCTCTCGATAAACGCTTCGTAATTCTTGATAACCTTTTTTAAGCCATGCATCGGAAGCCTTTCTATTAAATGGATTACTTGGCAACCTTCGGAAGGTGATTTGTGAAAACCCTATCCACCAAATAGCTACAGTTAAAAAGGATATTCTAGCGGGTAAAGACCCACTCTCTAAGCCAAAAACCTCTGGTTTTTGAATCATTATGAGATTGAATATCAGTAGTATCACACTGCCGACATATCCTAAAGAATATCCTTTAGCACTCAACTTATCGTACCTATCAACGGTAGAAATTTCTGGCAAAAAGGCATCATAAAACACTAAACCACCTGAATACCCTATGCTAGCAAGTATGACCATCAGAATACCAAACTCAATATTACTTCCTTCGAAAAAGAACATTCCTGCACAAGACATGGCACCCAGGTAGGCGAAAATCTTTAAGAATAACTTCTTCTTACCAGTACAATCGGCAATTCCACTTAAAAGTGGTAGCATCAGTGCCGTAATCAAGAATGAAAAGGACAAGGCATATGAGTATAGCACTGTATTTGGCAACTCCCAGAACAGGAACTTAACGAGTGTATTACCGTCTGCGGTCGTTGTAACTTCTTCATAGTAAATGGGAAAGACTGCTGTAGTAATTGTTAATGAATAAACCGAATTGGCCCAGTCATACATTGCCCAACCATTGGTTGTTCGTTTATCGTTAAGTTTAAGATTGCTCATAAAGTGGCTTCTCTATAGAGGAGGGGTCAAGCCCTATTCAAAAAGTTATAAACATAAATCCATAAAAAAACCTCAGTCGATGACTGAGGTTTTTAATATACTTAAAAGTTATTCTTTTTAATTATCCTTTGCCTTAGTTGGCGCAGCATACATGATCTTTCTAGCATTCGCTTCTCTCAACTCTGTTTGAATGTCAACAATGATACCCATTTTGGTATCCTCATCTACTTTCAAAGAGACGGTGATTTGATCACGTTCTACTTCACTCAATTTAGACTTTTCTTCATTTACCCATTGTACAATATTATCAGTACTGATAAATGCGTCGTTTGCCTGAATCAATGGCTCAGAACCTAGAGACTCATCTTTTGGTGACCCAACATAAAGGTAGGTTACCAACTTCTTCTTCTCTAGTTTCACCAATTGCTCCGCTCTCGGAATTACTTGCTTTACTTTCAGCTCAGTTTCTCTCAATACGGTTGTTACCATAAAGAAGAAAAGAAGCATAAAGATAATATCCGGGAGTGCAGCTGTAGGTATATCCTGACTTGATTCACTCTTTTTCTTGAACTTAGACATAATATTATCCTCCTACTGATGATGGTTCTGCAATCGAGATAGCTTTCGGGATACCCGCTCTAGCTCTATCATATAGTTCTTTCTGGCGAGGATCGTTTCTGTTTAACTTTCTGAATTCCTCATCAGTCAAACCAACTCTTTCACCATAAATTCTATTGTAAGCCGCGTTGAGCTCATCCAATATGCTAATGAATATTGCATAGCTACTTCCACGGTCAGCTTTCAATGAAATAATTGCACTGCTCGGACCATCAGATGACTCATCTGATCCTAAGCTTCTAGCAATATAAGATTTCATTGCACCTGGTAAAGATTCGTAAACTTCTCTGTCACTCACCTTAGCTTTACCTTTTTTGGTATCACTCGGCTTTCCAAAGTTGAGCACGAAATCATAAACCATTGTTCTTATCTGCGTAACATCGTCTAACGGTTCGTTTTCAACAAGCAACTGGTCTTCTGAGTTAATCTGTATTTTAAACAGGTTTCTCTCTTGCTGCTTGATTTCGATTGGTTCATCTTCCTCTTGTTTTGGTGGAAGAAGAAGTGTTAGTCCTTTGTTAGTGGCAATCTGGGTTGTTACAAGGAAGAAAATCAATAGTAAGAATGCAATATCGGCCATAGAGCCTGCATTTACTTCCTGACTTCCCTTGTCTTTACTTCTTGCCATAATAATTATCTAATTATTCTTGATACCGATGAGTAAATTAAACCTACAACAGCGATCACAACTAGGATTAAAGTAGTTGTCATAGCACCGCCGACAAGTTTGTAAATATTACCAGCACCGTCACTAGTAGGGTCTATTTTAGACGCCTCCAATGCTTTTGCGGTAGAAGCTCCAAACTCAGTTGGCGCCATTGAATAACCAATTAGGAATACAATTGCTAAAAGGCCAATTCCTGCTGCTCCTTTAACGAGCGTTTTCGGATTGCTAATGGCATTAACAATGTTCATCCCAATAGCAGCTACGATAGCTACTAAGATCAAAACCATTGATCCATACAATCCAATATCTATCCATTGTTCCTGACTCATAATTTATCTTTTTAGAGTTAACAATGATTACTTAGTCAGCTTGTGCTTAACTAAAAGGTCTACTAAAGAAATAGATGCATCTTCCATTGAGTTCACAATAGAGTCAATTTTAGATACACAGTAGTTATAGAATAACTGAAGAATGATCGCTACAATTAGACCAGCAACCGTAGTCAAAAGTGCTACTTTAATACCACCTGCTACAAGAGAAGGAGAAATATCACCAGCTGCCTCAATTGCGTCGAATGCACCAATCATACCAATTACAGTACCCATGAAACCAAGCATTGGAGCTAGTGAGATGAAAAGAGAAATCCAAACAAGACCTCTTTCTAATCGTCCCATTTCAACTGATCCGTAGGCGATAACTGATTTTTCAACCATTTCGATACCTTCAGACATTCTCATTAGTCCTTGAGTAAAGATCGACGCTACTGGGCCTCTTGTACTTTTTGTTACCTCTTTAGCTGCTTCAACTCCACCTGATTCAAGTGCGTCTTCCACTTTACTCAATAATTTTTGAGTGTTAGTAGTAGAAAGGTTTAAGCTAATAATTCTTTCGATGGCGATAGCCAATCCAAGAATAAGACAGATAAGTACTGGTGACATAAATTGAGGGTCACCTTCAATAAATTTATCTTTAATGATTTGATCGAAAGATTGCTCTTCTTCGGCAATCTCATACTCTGCATCCTCTGGATATGGATCTGGTTCTTGAGCGGCCGCCGTAGTATCTGAGACAGCTTGCCCATCAACTACTGCTGGAGAATCCTGAGCGGCAGCGTTAAATCCAAAAGCAAAAATGCCAAGGATCATCAGTAAAGAGAATAACTTTTTCATAGTCTAGTTTTGATTAATAAAGGTTAAAACGGGTTCTAAATTATTAATAAATATCGTTAAAAGAAATTTACACTTAAAGTTTTAGTTGATCTGCGGAGAGAGAGGGATTCGAACCCTCGGTACCCTTTAGAGGTACACACGCTTTCCAAGCGTGCTCCTTAAGCCACTCGGACACCTCTCCTTTCACGACTCTGCGCTTCTCACAGGCTGACAAATAAATCAATAATAATTTCAGTATGCAAGCTCAATTTTGTTTTTGTCAGCTAGGAAAAATCAGTTCATTTCGCCTCTAATCGGAGATGTTAAACATATTTTCACTTCTTCAGCCTTTGTGCAAACTGCTAATGCATGCATCATTTTAGTTGTTGCCGCCTCTGTAGTCAAATCTTCTCCACTGATAACTCCTATTTGATCTAGCTTACTACTAGTTTCGTATTTACCATGCATAACTTTTCCTCCGTTACACTGGCTTATATTTAAAATTACTTTTCCCGACTTCACGCCCATTTCGAGTAAGTCCAAAAACCACTTTTCATGTGGGACATTGCCAGCGCCGTAGCTTTCCAGAATTACACCTTTTATGTTAGGTGCCTTTATCAGATGATCAACGGTAGACGTTTGGAGCCCTGGAAAAAGCTTTAACGTTACAATTGATGGGTCCATTCGATCAATCAATCGAAGCTTTTCGTTTGTACTGGGCATTAGATAAGACCATTGATAATCAATAGTAATACCCGCCTTGGCCAGTACCGGATAATTTTCTGATTCAAATGCATCGAATTGTTGACTTTCTACTTTTTTTGCTCGGTTACCTCTGAGCAACCTATTATTAAAGAAAATGCACACCTCTTTAATGATTGGAATACCATCTTCTTTATCGGAGGCTATTTCCAGTGAAGTAACCAAGTTTTCGGTAGCATCGGAGCGTGGTGAGGCAATCGGCAATTGTGCCCCCGTAAATATGACTGGCTTATTAAGACCTTGTAGCATAAAACTCAAGGCCGATGCAGAATATGCCATCGTATCGGTACCGTGCAAAATCAAGAAACCGTCGTAATCACCATAATTATCGAAGATAATTTTTGCCATTTGTTGCCAATGGCGTATCTCCACACTAGAGGAATCAATCGGTTTAGTGAAGGAGATTACCGATAGGTTAATATGAAGCTCTTTGACAACGGGGGCTCTCCTTAATACACTATCGAATCCACAGGGCACCAAGGTTCCTGTTTCGTCATAATCCATCCCTAAGGTTCCACCTGTATAGATGATTAGTAGCCTTGATTTTGGTTGATCAAAGAGATCAAAGTGAACGATCGGATCTAACTCAAGCATCGAATTGAAATAGTTTGTTTGTATTGGCGACAGTCTGCGAAATTATCTCTTCTAATGGTTTCTGATAGTAATCAGCGACTTTTTGAGCGATCAACTTGATGAAGGCTGGCTCGTTTCTTTTTCCACGATTCGGTACCGGGGCTAAATATGGGCTATCTGTTTCCAAGACGACATTTGAGATATCTATCTCTGGAATGACCTGATCCATTCCTGCATTCTTAAAGGTAGAAACGCCCCCCAATCCAATATAAAAACCTAACTCCTTTATTCTATTTGCCTGTTCTACGCTGCCATTAAAACAGTGAAATACTCCAGTTAAATCGTCGCTTTTCAACTCCTCCACCAAGTCGATCGTCATATCTAAAGATTCTCGGCAGTGAATGATTATTGGCTTTTTGTAGGACTTAGCCCAGCCTACTTGGATTTTGAATGCTTCTATTTGTTGGTCCAAAAAACTTTTATCCCAATATAGATCGGTCCCCATCTCTCCTATCGCTGCGAATTCTCGCTTACTTAACCAATCTTCGACGATGTATAGCTCTTTTTCAAAATCGGCTTTCACAGAGCAAGGATGCAGTCCCATTGTAGCGATGCAATAATCTGGGTGGTTACTTTCAAGCTCAAGCATGCTGTCAATAGAGGTATGGTCAATGTTGGGCATGTAAATCCTGATTAAACCTGCTTCTTTCGCGCGCTCGAGCGTAGCATCAATATCTTCTTTGAATTGCTCTGTGTAAAT
It encodes the following:
- a CDS encoding MotA/TolQ/ExbB proton channel family protein, with protein sequence MKKLFSLLMILGIFAFGFNAAAQDSPAVVDGQAVSDTTAAAQEPDPYPEDAEYEIAEEEQSFDQIIKDKFIEGDPQFMSPVLICLILGLAIAIERIISLNLSTTNTQKLLSKVEDALESGGVEAAKEVTKSTRGPVASIFTQGLMRMSEGIEMVEKSVIAYGSVEMGRLERGLVWISLFISLAPMLGFMGTVIGMIGAFDAIEAAGDISPSLVAGGIKVALLTTVAGLIVAIILQLFYNYCVSKIDSIVNSMEDASISLVDLLVKHKLTK
- a CDS encoding ExbD/TolR family protein, which codes for MARSKDKGSQEVNAGSMADIAFLLLIFFLVTTQIATNKGLTLLLPPKQEEDEPIEIKQQERNLFKIQINSEDQLLVENEPLDDVTQIRTMVYDFVLNFGKPSDTKKGKAKVSDREVYESLPGAMKSYIARSLGSDESSDGPSSAIISLKADRGSSYAIFISILDELNAAYNRIYGERVGLTDEEFRKLNRNDPRQKELYDRARAGIPKAISIAEPSSVGG
- a CDS encoding SusF/SusE family outer membrane protein, with protein sequence MKKLFNPLIAMVLLTFAITSCDNGNADFNIVDVAPVISISDPGSIVQGAAVSISVDFTDGSEDLAQSTLASASYDLTNATASVSSGTFSVSGRTATGTVSIAGGLAEGSYTLSVTAVDTNGNSGTETFSFDVTSDFSVGIIGSATPTGWDSDTDLTFVTGTQYELTIDLTAGEAKFRTNDDWGTNWGDSAFPMGTGVQDGDNIPIGAAGTYLVTFDTSTGAYSFTAQ
- a CDS encoding asparaginase; amino-acid sequence: MLELDPIVHFDLFDQPKSRLLIIYTGGTLGMDYDETGTLVPCGFDSVLRRAPVVKELHINLSVISFTKPIDSSSVEIRHWQQMAKIIFDNYGDYDGFLILHGTDTMAYSASALSFMLQGLNKPVIFTGAQLPIASPRSDATENLVTSLEIASDKEDGIPIIKEVCIFFNNRLLRGNRAKKVESQQFDAFESENYPVLAKAGITIDYQWSYLMPSTNEKLRLIDRMDPSIVTLKLFPGLQTSTVDHLIKAPNIKGVILESYGAGNVPHEKWFLDLLEMGVKSGKVILNISQCNGGKVMHGKYETSSKLDQIGVISGEDLTTEAATTKMMHALAVCTKAEEVKICLTSPIRGEMN
- a CDS encoding TatD family hydrolase, which gives rise to MIDSHAHIYTEQFKEDIDATLERAKEAGLIRIYMPNIDHTSIDSMLELESNHPDYCIATMGLHPCSVKADFEKELYIVEDWLSKREFAAIGEMGTDLYWDKSFLDQQIEAFKIQVGWAKSYKKPIIIHCRESLDMTIDLVEELKSDDLTGVFHCFNGSVEQANRIKELGFYIGLGGVSTFKNAGMDQVIPEIDISNVVLETDSPYLAPVPNRGKRNEPAFIKLIAQKVADYYQKPLEEIISQTVANTNKLFQFDA
- a CDS encoding MFS transporter; translation: MSNLKLNDKRTTNGWAMYDWANSVYSLTITTAVFPIYYEEVTTTADGNTLVKFLFWELPNTVLYSYALSFSFLITALMLPLLSGIADCTGKKKLFLKIFAYLGAMSCAGMFFFEGSNIEFGILMVILASIGYSGGLVFYDAFLPEISTVDRYDKLSAKGYSLGYVGSVILLIFNLIMIQKPEVFGLESGSLPARISFLTVAIWWIGFSQITFRRLPSNPFNRKASDAWLKKGYQELRSVYREIQGLPNLKRYVLAYFFFNAGVQAVMYLASLFGAKELNLETAALIQIVLIIQLVAIGGAYLFAELSKRKGNIVSLMVMIGIWVLVCVIAFFIKTELQFYGLAFLVGIIMGGIQALSRSTYSKLIPKETEDHASFFSFYNVTFNLSIVMGTLAYGSIELLTGSMRYSAIGLSAFFVIGLVLIQKVKVKSA
- a CDS encoding ExbD/TolR family protein; protein product: MSKFKKKSESSQDIPTAALPDIIFMLLFFFMVTTVLRETELKVKQVIPRAEQLVKLEKKKLVTYLYVGSPKDESLGSEPLIQANDAFISTDNIVQWVNEEKSKLSEVERDQITVSLKVDEDTKMGIIVDIQTELREANARKIMYAAPTKAKDN